Proteins from one Niallia circulans genomic window:
- the fliS gene encoding flagellar export chaperone FliS — MATTNPYQSYKQNSVNTASPGELTLMLYNGCLKFIGLAKNAIQNNDIATRNVNIQKAQKIINELMVTLNMDFPISKNFMSLYDFMNRQLIKANIVNDIKILEDVEFLLTEFRDTWKEAIQINRQKQYAAGGQV, encoded by the coding sequence ATGGCAACTACTAATCCGTATCAATCATATAAACAGAATTCAGTAAATACTGCTTCACCTGGTGAATTAACACTTATGCTTTATAATGGCTGCCTGAAGTTTATCGGTTTAGCCAAAAATGCTATTCAAAATAATGATATTGCGACGAGAAATGTAAATATTCAAAAGGCACAAAAAATCATAAATGAATTAATGGTTACATTAAATATGGATTTTCCTATTTCTAAAAATTTCATGTCTTTATATGATTTTATGAACCGTCAGCTTATCAAGGCTAATATTGTTAATGACATTAAAATTCTAGAAGATGTTGAGTTCTTATTAACGGAATTCAGGGATACATGGAAAGAAGCAATTCAGATTAACCGTCAAAAACAATATGCGGCAGGCGGACAAGTTTAA
- a CDS encoding flagellar protein FliT has protein sequence MEAIKQCYAITGELIGYLKSDGEKESDKISRLLDQRKAALTLLTKPSTENEKKLGVALLQQDKELLELLHAEKRSIQQDIRELKLKKNSNQKYVNPYQSLQTDGIYYDKRK, from the coding sequence ATGGAAGCAATTAAACAATGCTATGCAATCACTGGGGAGCTTATCGGCTATTTAAAGAGCGATGGGGAAAAGGAATCGGACAAGATTAGCCGCCTGCTTGACCAAAGAAAAGCAGCACTGACATTGTTGACAAAGCCTTCTACCGAAAACGAAAAAAAGCTCGGGGTTGCACTTCTTCAGCAGGATAAGGAGTTATTAGAGCTTCTTCATGCTGAAAAGAGAAGTATCCAACAGGATATAAGAGAGTTAAAGCTTAAGAAGAATTCCAATCAAAAATATGTGAATCCGTACCAGTCTTTACAGACAGACGGCATATACTATGATAAGAGAAAATAA